The Arachis ipaensis cultivar K30076 chromosome B07, Araip1.1, whole genome shotgun sequence genomic interval TTAAAAATCACTGATACATTAGTATGACGGTACACTTGAAAATTTTTCTCTAGGATTAAATATTAAAGAATAAAGAATATGCAACAAAGATTCTGTGAACATAGATGACACCTGGGCAGATAATTGAAATTTTGAGTCTCCAATACTCATCCGAGGGAAACTCTCATATCAAAGCTATTCTAATAGAGATAGAGTAGCAGACTTTTTTTTTCGacgatatttttttaatttgacatacaaaaaattaatttgtcttcATCGATCCTGGGTAAGACCACCGTTGGCCAAAAGCTGAAATCCAAGCACTCCACACCTGCCATGCAAATATGCATCCTAGAAACAAGTGATGTACATCCTCCACCCCGTTGTTACAGAGAACACAAGTAACATCTTCATGACTGATGATTCCAAACCGGCTCAACCTGTCCTTTGTATTCACTCTTCCTATCAGAGCAAACCAGACAAACAGCTCCACTCTAGGCGGGACCAGCCCCTTCCAAATAGTCCTGGTGAAGCTATAACTGGTTACCTCCTCTGGGATCAATTCTTCCTGcatcacctgcacaaatgagttagttgtaAAAACACCTCGCCTATCATATTTTCATACCACTCTGTCCTCTCTGTTATGAATTAAGTTCACAGGTCTCAAAACCTCGTGTAATGCACTCAGtagttccaactcccattggaagagctctcgcctccattggaagttccaaatccactcaAGTCCATCCCAAAAACCACAGTCCCCTATAACGGATCCACactggtttgaaacagagaaaagcCTCGGAAATCGGTTCTTCAGAGATCCACCAAGCACCCATATATCCTCCCAAAAACGTGTCCGACGCCCATCCCCAACCACCATGGACAGGCCTGCAACCATCTTATCCCTTAAATGTTGGTTCAAGATGTGTAACTGGCAAATATCCTTCCATGGTCCTCCTCTAGTAGGCGGTTCTTGAGTCCACAAAGGCTCATTGGGGTTTAAATTATGACAAGAAGCTACGACTTTTTTCCACAAGGGGCAATCTTCATTTGCAAatcgccaccaccacttgaacaacAGCGCTGTGTTGCGAACCATAGCGTCCCCTACTCCCAGTCCACCTAGTTTCTTCGGCGCCTGCACCACCTCCCACCTTACTAATGCCATACCAGTCCTACCCTCTTCTGAGCTCCACAGGAATCTTCTTTGTAGTGAAATCAATTTCTCAGCCACCGCTTTCGGCATCTTGAACAAGCTCAAATAGTATACTGGCAGACTGTTCAACACAGATTTGATAAGTACCAACTTCCCAGATTTGTTCAGCATTCTCTCGCTTTAAAGAAACATTTCATTCTAATAGGTTGCGAGTGGTTCATAATAAGATAAGACACTGAGAATTGAGAATAAGATacaaaaatagaaatataaaattaatattttagtattttatttagtaataaattaaaataaattataaaagtctaatttattttatttttattaaaaaattttaaaaaaatataataataaaaaatataattataaaaaattaataaaaataataaaaaataaaaaataaattatattttttgttaatatttttgtgtcttttttattaaaatatatacaaaatacactaatttaatatttttacacATAATATCTTTATTTACGTAGTATCTACTAAATATAATATTATGTCTCTAATTTTTCTATCTAAATGTTCCGTACGTATAAATAAATGCAGCCATAAGAATATGAATAAGTGCTACTTATTAGTAACActcttaattaaatattttaaattaatcataatgGAAATTAAACTACTTAATTTAATGAATTTCCACGTGTAAACGAGGTTAAATTAATTGACGGAATTGACCGCGTCCAAGGGGTTTTTATCAACAGTGCGTGACCCAGCAAACGGTGGTGGAGTGTAATAGAAACGGAGGAGAGTAACGTCAATGGGACCTTCACTTGACCTTACAAATCAAAATCGAAATTACAAAACCATTCCCAGAGAGGGGAAAGTTGAAACGTTTCGATTTTTTGCTAAAAGGAAacgccagagagagagagagaaaagagtgaGGACGCAAATCGCATGAGTGTGGGAAGAGGTGCCTCATTCACCGttaccaccaccatctctcttcttcttcttccattcgtATTGTATTATTCTTCACACTAGTAGCGGTAGTCCATTCTTCAATGGTGGGCTTTCAATGTCACCGTTATCATCGTTAACAAGTGGATCTTCCAGGTTTCCCACTGAAATTCTCTTCtcttgtatatgtatatataaaccTCATCCTGTTTTTGTATTTCGAATTCATAACAGAAATGACGAATCCTgcaattttcttcttgttttatgtgatttcattttgttttttaagTTTGTATGTTCGTAATACCGAGAAAATTTGTGATCTGTTTAGTTCTGTTAGATTCCACCGGTGGCATGCAGCTCAGGATTCATGTTTGCTATATTAGAAATCCGTCCGAGTGAGGCTCAGAAATGCTATGCGTTACTGTTTTCTTGtattgtttttataattttaggcGTTACCTTTTGATTCATACAGTTCATTGAGCTAGACCTGTTGCAATATCTGAATTCTTGCTGATCCACATACTCGACCACTAATTTTGTGTTCGTGTTGTTGATTTAATCGCAATGAATACCTAAGTTTTATATTAGACGGGGTTTGGaacatgttggatttgatttatgAACACTGTTGGTTTTCCTCTTCATGATTGCATTTCAGATGTATTTGATGCTTGCTAATCGTTGCAAATTTATTTGCTGGATCTTTGATTCGTCATAAGGACTTAAACAGCTCAAATTAATCATAATAATCAAGTAATATGACTATCACACGCCAGGATACAATTTATTATGGCTTCGAAATGCATGAAAAGTTGATCCTGACTGGCATTATGTGTAATAAATTTGCAAATAAATAATTGTAGCTTTGAAGCTTTTGGAAATGTCTTTTTCATCCACGCTCATTAGGCTTTCGCCTGGTATTTACCATCTACAATACGCAATTTAGTTTAGATCTTTTATTTACTTGTTCCATCTATAAGAAGAAAAGGTTAATTAATCATTATCACTGCTTAAAAACAATCCAAATATATGTGTGTAGGACTTCTTTCTGGCACTGGCTATTTCAATCATCATATCAAAAAGTCACATGAAGTTACATGGATTATAAGTTTATAACAAGTACTTCCTTTGTATTTTATTTCTTGATGTATTTCAGAAATTGGATTTCAAGTTTCCACTATCAGTCTCATGTGTCCACTTTATCTGCTCAGCCATTGGAGCATATGTGGTAATTCACGTGCTGAAGGTTAAGCCACTCATAACTGTTGACCCTGAAGATCGCTGGAGAAGAATCTTTCCCATGTCCTTTGTGTTCTGTATTAACATAGTGCTAGGGAATGTGAGCCTACGATACATTCCAGTTTCTTTTATGCAGACAATAAAATCGTTTACCCCTGCAACCACAGGTAAGGCTCAATATTCAGTAACATTTCATATTTGCTATCTGCTATATGTTGAAACTGCAAGGGTACATTAATCAGATTTTGATGAACTTGTACAGTTGTTTTGCAATGGCTGGTATGGAGGAAGTATTTTGAATGGCGTATTTGGTGTTCTCTTATACCCATTGTTGGAGGGATTCTTCTTACATCTGTAACAGAGCTTAGTTTTAATGCCTTTGGATTTTGTGCTGCCTTGTTTGGCTGCTTGGCTACATCTACAAAGACTATCCTAGCAGAATCTCTGCTGCACGGATACAAGTTTGACAGGTGCAGTTTCTATGCTTGCATTTATGGTTTCCCAGCATCTATAGGGCATACAATGATATAAGTTATTTGCATGTCTGCAAAAGATACTCATTTTTTTATGGATAGCGAATCCCCCCGCCCCCCTCCCCCCTACAAGTACGACTACAACTGCATACATATACTAGAATAGAAATTGCTGAATGTTACTTGCACTCATAAAAGAAAAAAGGTTTGCACCAACTTATTTAGCCATGTCAATCATATTTTACTAATTTTAGGCATCTACAATTTAAAATATTCCATTCTACCGTGTAATCGTTTTGGTGGAATGCACTAGTGATATATGTTCTATCAGGCAGTTTTCTCTCCAACTTTctcttcaatttatttttttattttttggcttTCAATTCAGCTCCTAAAGGATGCAATTGTAGCAAGAGTATGGAAATCTTTGTTGTTATAGATCAGTAGTCTGTGTTTTAGCATCTATGGAGGCATTTCTGATCAATATACACTGCTGAATTGTCGACAATATCTTTTGAGTTTCCTTTTGTATATTTGCATGAAAAAAGAAGTGTTGCCACGGTTTAATGGGTGATATTTGTCTCACCTTTGTATTTGTGTTAGCTATGCTGTAATTTTTTATTGTTCTACTTGGCAATTGTGGATTCTTTGAATTAATTTGGTATTCATTGTCAGCAGTACACAAGCTAATTTTTCTTTCCATGTCTCTTCAGCATAAACACAGTTTATTACATGGCACCTTTCGCAACTATGATCTTGGCTCTTCCTGCTTTGTTACTTGAAGGCAATGGCATTATTGACTGGCTAAGTACTCATCCAAGTCCTTGGTCGGCCCTCATTATCATTTTTAGTTCTGGGGTTTTGGCTTTCTGTCTTAACTTTTCCATTTTCTACGTGATTCACTCCACCACTGCTGTGACATTCAATGTCGCTGGAAACCTTAAGGTGAGATctatcaggcagattcaaatgctTGAAGCTTAATATATTTCACCAGTCTCTTGAATTCAAATTCCATGTTGTTATTTGCCATAA includes:
- the LOC107606059 gene encoding UDP-galactose transporter 1 (The sequence of the model RefSeq protein was modified relative to this genomic sequence to represent the inferred CDS: added 48 bases not found in genome assembly), which encodes MEESIICQWNVIRSLLSILQWWAFNVTVIIVNKWIFQKLDFKFPLSVSCVHFICSAIGAYVVIHVLKVKPLITVDPEDRWRRIFPMSFVFCINIVLGNVSLRYIPVSFMQTIKSFTPATTVVLQWLVWRKYFEWRIWCSLIPIVGGILLTSVTELSFNAFGFCAALFGCLATSTKTILAESLLHGYKFDSINTVYYMAPFATMILALPALLLEGNGIIDWLSTHPSPWSALIIIFSSGVLAFCLNFSIFYVIHSTTAVTFNVAGNLKVAVAVLVSWLIFRNPISYMNAVGCGITLVGCTFYGYVRQMLSQQSSSVPGTPRTPKTPRSKMELLPLVNDKLDDKV